From one Acidaminococcales bacterium genomic stretch:
- a CDS encoding nucleotidyltransferase family protein, whose amino-acid sequence MDKIAGITAEYNPFHNGHKWQIGEIRSRLGQIPIIAVMSGHFTQRGQPAFMDKWLRAEAAVRGGVNLVIELPFHHACKSAEFFARGGTALLNATGIVTDVCFGAECDDINLLSAIAAKSVQTDFTFALKMTLREGQTYAKAVETAVRLFFPDAPSSVYQPNSILAIEYIKALNALSSPMRPVAVKRMPAGSWPDGEISDARSVRDAIIKSRCPGRDILKALPPYSAEILRNAFGNGRLLLDDGALEKIAFYRLRHLAAAKMRKIADCSEGLENRIKKAALSANSLSALIERAASRRYPQTRIMRIISQLIVSNDENPAGARAPYLRVLAFDGRGRGLIKKIQAESQSPVITNLPDFYKKKASEPAMRGIDADIKATDVFYLLLGENAAGQDFRKKPVYVS is encoded by the coding sequence ATGGATAAGATCGCCGGAATAACGGCCGAATACAATCCCTTTCACAATGGACACAAATGGCAGATTGGCGAAATACGATCCCGGTTGGGGCAAATCCCTATAATCGCCGTGATGAGCGGGCACTTCACGCAACGCGGGCAGCCGGCGTTTATGGACAAATGGCTGCGCGCCGAGGCGGCTGTCCGCGGCGGCGTGAATCTGGTAATAGAATTGCCTTTTCACCATGCCTGCAAAAGCGCGGAGTTTTTCGCGCGCGGCGGCACAGCCCTCTTAAACGCCACAGGGATTGTAACCGACGTTTGTTTTGGCGCGGAATGCGACGACATCAACCTTCTATCGGCCATAGCCGCCAAAAGCGTTCAAACGGATTTTACCTTTGCGCTTAAAATGACGCTGCGGGAAGGGCAGACATACGCCAAAGCAGTGGAAACGGCCGTCAGGCTGTTTTTCCCCGATGCTCCTTCCTCTGTTTACCAGCCTAACAGCATCCTGGCGATTGAATACATAAAGGCGCTGAACGCCCTCTCGTCCCCCATGCGACCGGTAGCCGTAAAACGGATGCCTGCGGGCTCGTGGCCTGATGGGGAAATATCCGATGCGCGCTCTGTCAGGGACGCGATAATTAAAAGCCGCTGCCCGGGCAGGGACATATTGAAAGCGCTGCCGCCCTATAGCGCCGAAATATTGCGTAACGCTTTTGGCAATGGCCGGCTTTTGCTTGATGACGGCGCATTGGAAAAGATCGCTTTTTACCGCTTGCGGCACCTGGCGGCGGCAAAGATGCGCAAAATAGCCGATTGCAGCGAGGGATTGGAAAATCGCATAAAAAAAGCCGCTTTGAGCGCAAATTCATTATCGGCCTTGATAGAGCGCGCCGCCAGCCGGCGCTATCCGCAAACCCGCATAATGAGGATCATCAGCCAATTGATAGTGTCAAACGACGAAAACCCGGCCGGGGCACGCGCGCCCTATCTGCGCGTATTGGCTTTTGACGGCCGCGGGCGCGGTTTAATAAAAAAAATACAGGCGGAAAGCCAATCGCCTGTTATAACAAATTTGCCGGATTTTTACAAGAAAAAAGCATCCGAACCGGCCATGCGCGGCATCGACGCCGATATAAAAGCGACGGATGTGTTTTATCTATTGTTAGGGGAAAACGCCGCCGGCCAAGATTTCAGGAAAAAACCGGTCTATGTCAGTTGA
- the coaD gene encoding pantetheine-phosphate adenylyltransferase: MRKVICPGSFDPVTNGHLDIFLRASVMVDEIIVAVFHNPIKGKAMFSVQERVEMLKECTRDIANVRVDSFSGLLHEYVRREGANAILRGLRALTDFEYEFQRALMIKKLDPNIETIFIMTKAEYSFLSSTGVREILAFGGSVKNLVPACLEDSINDKFKNAKFASALK, translated from the coding sequence GTGAGGAAAGTAATCTGCCCGGGCAGTTTTGATCCGGTCACGAACGGCCACCTTGATATATTTTTGCGGGCGTCCGTGATGGTTGACGAAATTATAGTGGCCGTTTTCCATAACCCGATCAAGGGAAAAGCCATGTTTTCGGTGCAGGAGCGCGTTGAAATGCTAAAGGAGTGTACCAGGGACATAGCGAACGTGCGGGTCGACAGTTTTTCGGGTTTGCTGCACGAATATGTCCGCCGCGAAGGGGCAAACGCCATTTTGCGCGGCTTGCGGGCACTTACGGATTTTGAATATGAATTTCAAAGGGCTTTGATGATCAAAAAACTTGACCCCAATATCGAAACGATATTTATCATGACCAAGGCGGAGTATTCATTTTTAAGTTCAACCGGCGTCAGGGAAATACTGGCTTTCGGCGGTTCCGTGAAAAATTTGGTGCCGGCCTGTTTGGAAGATAGCATAAACGATAAATTCAAAAATGCGAAATTCGCTTCTGCGTTGAAATAA
- the rsmD gene encoding 16S rRNA (guanine(966)-N(2))-methyltransferase RsmD: MRIIAGKIKGLKLFAPKGMQVRPTADRVKESAFSILGEARIKEARVLDLFSGSGNLALEAFSRGASTALCVDSNEVSIKYIARNVEKAKAGGYVKVYRGDALKSIEFLARGKKLFDLIFCDPPYEMGWVELILKKIKKHNILAKDGIIVIEYSRHEKFFPPAGLHIERDEQYGETMTAFICGDALSGGKCEESNLPGQF, encoded by the coding sequence ATGCGCATTATTGCCGGCAAAATTAAGGGCCTGAAGCTGTTTGCGCCCAAAGGGATGCAAGTCCGGCCTACCGCCGACCGCGTTAAAGAATCGGCGTTTTCGATTTTAGGCGAGGCGAGAATAAAAGAAGCCCGGGTGCTCGATCTTTTTTCCGGCAGCGGCAATCTCGCGCTGGAGGCGTTCAGCCGCGGCGCGTCCACGGCCTTGTGCGTGGACAGCAATGAGGTCAGCATAAAGTATATAGCCCGCAACGTCGAAAAGGCAAAAGCGGGCGGCTATGTAAAAGTATATCGCGGCGACGCGCTCAAGTCTATCGAATTTCTGGCCAGGGGAAAAAAGCTTTTTGATCTTATTTTTTGCGATCCACCTTATGAAATGGGCTGGGTGGAACTAATATTAAAAAAAATAAAAAAACACAATATATTGGCCAAAGATGGTATAATCGTGATAGAATATTCAAGGCATGAAAAGTTTTTTCCGCCGGCAGGTCTACATATTGAACGCGACGAACAATACGGCGAAACGATGACGGCTTTCATTTGCGGGGACGCGCTTTCAGGAGGGAAATGTGAGGAAAGTAATCTGCCCGGGCAGTTTTGA
- a CDS encoding DUF4127 family protein, whose amino-acid sequence MIIGFSFNYDKMVFYLRKPKTTPVTLAPRAIATSAAILLPLDQRPPCLQFVKQLGLINGISIIVPPAELLGNYKTPGNTAGLRNWLTWSTDGADALIVSIDMLLHGGLVASRSPTRDENAETSAMGLLRSLKQSKNIPLYAFSIIPRLLIPENDATKLWQYHMMIYAIKKDMYDAFGHDTDFIRMADMLSVLPPELVEDFNLRYSANDKFNQELCLLAASGAFDRLIVGQDDGQPFGRPNANKRKTERYIGSLNIADKAFTSCGADELAMLELAAYANERRRYTPKIKVMYSTETAANMVMPFMPATVQETVREKIAAVGARAVEDAGSADIILFVHCGDEKTSASDIARAARQVHALAQSKLLALVDLSVNFQRRETVMSALLAENIPLSSLSAYAGWNTAGNSIGTALAQSALFSGTVKSSAAEHLPYVYHKNFEFTIARVLDDWLYQKDVQAKTGLLLDKAGLGRAIAEKKELVLGKIKDLLEYKQERIFLRNIGLHPFYSDDKRQYYIVSLETKVDLPWSRLFEISLTLKTETGESAK is encoded by the coding sequence ATGATCATAGGTTTTTCTTTTAATTACGACAAAATGGTTTTTTATCTCCGGAAACCAAAAACGACGCCCGTAACCCTTGCCCCCCGCGCGATCGCCACAAGCGCCGCAATCTTATTGCCGCTTGACCAAAGGCCGCCCTGCTTGCAATTTGTCAAGCAACTTGGCTTGATAAACGGCATCTCTATCATTGTACCGCCCGCGGAGCTTCTTGGCAACTATAAAACGCCCGGCAATACCGCTGGACTGCGCAACTGGCTAACCTGGAGCACCGATGGAGCCGATGCCCTGATTGTCTCCATAGACATGCTTTTGCATGGCGGCCTGGTGGCCTCGCGCAGCCCGACGCGGGACGAAAACGCGGAAACGTCCGCTATGGGCTTGCTGCGCTCTTTAAAGCAAAGCAAAAACATTCCCCTCTACGCCTTTTCCATCATACCCCGTCTGCTGATCCCGGAAAACGACGCGACCAAACTTTGGCAATACCACATGATGATCTACGCAATCAAAAAAGATATGTACGACGCCTTCGGCCATGACACGGACTTTATCCGCATGGCCGACATGCTGTCCGTCCTGCCGCCAGAGTTAGTGGAAGATTTTAACCTCCGTTACAGCGCCAACGACAAATTCAACCAAGAACTCTGCCTGCTCGCCGCTTCCGGCGCCTTTGACCGGCTGATCGTCGGACAAGACGACGGGCAGCCGTTTGGCCGCCCTAATGCCAACAAACGCAAAACGGAAAGATACATCGGCAGCCTGAACATAGCGGACAAAGCATTCACCTCCTGCGGCGCGGACGAATTGGCCATGCTGGAATTGGCCGCTTACGCCAATGAGCGCCGGCGGTACACGCCAAAAATAAAAGTCATGTACTCAACGGAAACCGCCGCCAACATGGTCATGCCTTTCATGCCGGCGACCGTCCAAGAGACCGTACGGGAAAAAATCGCCGCCGTCGGCGCGCGGGCGGTTGAAGATGCCGGCAGCGCCGACATAATACTGTTTGTGCATTGCGGCGACGAGAAAACTTCCGCTTCCGACATTGCCCGCGCCGCCCGGCAGGTTCACGCGCTCGCCCAAAGCAAGCTGCTGGCGCTGGTGGATTTAAGCGTAAATTTCCAAAGGCGGGAGACTGTCATGTCCGCGCTTTTAGCGGAAAACATCCCGTTATCTTCCCTGTCCGCCTACGCCGGCTGGAATACCGCAGGCAACTCCATTGGCACGGCCTTGGCGCAAAGCGCGCTTTTTTCCGGCACGGTGAAAAGTTCCGCCGCGGAGCATCTTCCTTATGTTTATCATAAAAACTTTGAGTTTACGATCGCGCGCGTACTTGACGACTGGCTGTATCAAAAAGACGTCCAGGCAAAAACTGGCCTTTTATTGGACAAAGCCGGCCTTGGCCGCGCCATTGCCGAGAAAAAGGAACTGGTTCTGGGAAAAATAAAAGACCTGCTTGAATACAAGCAGGAAAGGATATTTTTGCGCAACATAGGGCTGCACCCTTTTTACAGCGACGATAAACGCCAATATTATATAGTTTCTTTGGAAACAAAAGTAGATCTTCCTTGGAGCCGGCTCTTTGAAATAAGCCTGACGCTGAAAACAGAGACAGGGGAAAGCGCTAAATAA
- a CDS encoding C40 family peptidase, protein MTFAFLLAAGNDFVFAAKKKEPVVAEGPALAQDVRPDGPNITDKAKGRVALRHSGAALKFGMRGEPVEALQKRLQEAGYYRGAIDGIFGSATLNAVFMFQTVNGLTADGIVGADTIRTLNLPDAQIKSPPPEDVARGSSRGYSKIVVHASSFLGAPYVWGGVTPAGFDCSGFIYYLFGQYGVAMPRMADGQFHVGVPVERANVQAGDLVFFSTYEPGPSHVGIYMGDGNFIHASSAAGQITITSMQKAYYVERYLGARRLPPRLLE, encoded by the coding sequence TTGACTTTTGCTTTTTTGTTGGCAGCCGGCAACGATTTTGTTTTTGCCGCGAAAAAGAAGGAACCGGTCGTTGCGGAAGGGCCAGCTCTTGCGCAGGATGTTCGCCCGGACGGCCCCAATATAACGGATAAGGCCAAAGGGCGGGTTGCCTTGCGGCATTCGGGGGCGGCGTTGAAGTTTGGCATGCGCGGCGAGCCGGTGGAAGCGCTGCAAAAGAGGCTGCAAGAAGCGGGCTATTACCGGGGAGCGATTGACGGCATTTTCGGCAGCGCAACTCTAAACGCAGTCTTTATGTTCCAGACGGTCAACGGCTTGACGGCTGACGGCATCGTCGGCGCCGATACGATAAGAACCTTGAACCTGCCTGACGCACAAATCAAAAGTCCGCCGCCGGAGGATGTGGCGAGGGGCAGTTCGCGCGGCTACAGCAAGATAGTCGTGCACGCCAGCAGTTTTTTGGGCGCGCCTTATGTATGGGGCGGCGTTACTCCTGCCGGCTTTGACTGCTCGGGTTTTATCTACTATTTGTTTGGACAGTATGGAGTGGCTATGCCGCGAATGGCCGACGGCCAGTTCCATGTCGGCGTGCCTGTGGAGAGGGCCAATGTCCAAGCGGGCGATTTGGTTTTTTTCAGCACCTATGAGCCGGGGCCTTCACATGTCGGCATATACATGGGCGACGGAAATTTCATCCACGCCAGCTCCGCCGCCGGCCAGATTACGATAACGTCCATGCAAAAAGCTTATTACGTGGAACGTTATTTGGGGGCGCGCCGTTTGCCGCCCCGGTTATTGGAATGA
- a CDS encoding acetyl-CoA C-acetyltransferase, with protein MRQAVIVSATRTPIGNFNGALANVTAVELGSIVIREAIKRAAIAPKTVDEVIMGHVLQAAQGQNTARQAAVKAGLPVETSSFTVNKVCGSGLKAVTLACQAIIAGDAEVVVAGGMENMSCAPYAIDKARWGYRMGDGKIVDTMIKDGLWDSFNDYHMGITAENVAEKFGVTRFDQDEASFKSQEKAVSAIAAGAFVEEIVPVTVRGKKGDVTFAVDEYPKAGVDMAGLSKLKAAFKKDGTVTAGNASGINDGAAAFVLMSDQRAEELGAKPLAKILSYASAGVDPSIMGIGPVSATKKALAKAGLKISDIDLIEANEAFAAQWVAVGRELGFPPEKVNVNGGAIALGHPIGASGARILVTLLYAMKKKKAAKGLATLCIGGGQGIAAVVELL; from the coding sequence ATGCGACAAGCAGTGATAGTTTCCGCGACAAGGACCCCGATCGGGAACTTTAACGGGGCTTTAGCCAATGTAACGGCCGTTGAGCTTGGCTCGATCGTGATCAGGGAAGCGATAAAAAGGGCGGCGATTGCCCCGAAAACGGTCGATGAGGTAATAATGGGACATGTCCTGCAAGCGGCGCAGGGACAAAATACTGCCCGCCAGGCGGCGGTAAAAGCCGGATTGCCGGTTGAAACGTCAAGCTTCACGGTCAACAAGGTGTGCGGGTCCGGGTTGAAAGCGGTAACATTGGCTTGCCAGGCGATAATCGCCGGCGACGCCGAAGTGGTGGTAGCTGGCGGCATGGAGAACATGAGCTGCGCGCCATACGCCATCGACAAGGCACGCTGGGGCTATCGCATGGGCGACGGTAAAATCGTCGATACCATGATCAAGGACGGTTTGTGGGATTCTTTCAACGACTATCACATGGGCATTACCGCAGAAAACGTTGCGGAAAAATTCGGCGTTACCAGATTCGACCAGGACGAAGCAAGTTTCAAGTCGCAGGAAAAAGCCGTGAGCGCGATTGCGGCGGGCGCGTTCGTTGAAGAGATTGTCCCGGTAACCGTGCGGGGCAAAAAAGGCGACGTAACTTTCGCCGTGGACGAATACCCTAAAGCCGGCGTCGATATGGCCGGCCTTAGCAAACTAAAGGCCGCTTTCAAAAAAGACGGCACGGTAACCGCCGGCAACGCATCGGGAATTAATGACGGCGCCGCGGCGTTTGTGCTGATGTCCGACCAAAGGGCCGAAGAATTGGGCGCAAAACCGTTAGCCAAAATACTGTCTTACGCCAGCGCGGGCGTAGATCCTTCCATAATGGGCATAGGCCCGGTTTCGGCTACCAAAAAGGCCTTGGCTAAAGCGGGGCTGAAAATTTCCGACATTGACCTGATAGAAGCCAACGAAGCCTTTGCCGCGCAATGGGTTGCGGTCGGGCGCGAGCTTGGGTTTCCGCCCGAGAAGGTCAACGTCAACGGCGGCGCCATAGCGCTGGGACATCCTATCGGCGCTTCGGGCGCGCGTATCTTGGTTACGCTTTTGTACGCCATGAAAAAGAAAAAAGCGGCAAAAGGCCTGGCGACTCTTTGCATTGGCGGCGGCCAGGGCATTGCCGCAGTCGTGGAATTGTTGTAG
- a CDS encoding 3-hydroxybutyryl-CoA dehydrogenase (converts (S)-3-hydroxybutanoyl-CoA to 3-acetoacetyl-CoA), with protein sequence MKKILVAGTGQMGGGIIQAALQGGYQVNAYDVAAAPLAALKPKIGKAFAKLKEKGKADDAQINGWLNSLTVCDSLEAAAADVDLVIEAATEDVDLKIGLFKKLDELCAESAILASNTSSISITKIASATKRPEKVTGMHFFNPVPVMKLLEIIPGLYTSEETCGACRALGEKLGKTVVRVNIDSPGFVVNRLLIPMINEAVLVLQEGITNAESIDKAMSAGANHPMGPLALSDLIGNDTVLAIMQVLYNEFQDPKYRPALLLKRMVAAGKLGRKSGKGFFQY encoded by the coding sequence TTGAAAAAAATTTTAGTTGCCGGAACAGGGCAAATGGGCGGCGGCATCATTCAAGCCGCTTTGCAAGGAGGGTACCAGGTCAACGCTTACGACGTGGCAGCGGCGCCGCTTGCCGCGCTAAAGCCTAAAATAGGAAAGGCTTTCGCTAAATTAAAAGAAAAAGGCAAAGCGGACGATGCGCAAATAAACGGCTGGCTCAACAGCCTTACTGTCTGCGATAGCCTTGAGGCGGCGGCCGCGGACGTCGATCTTGTGATAGAAGCCGCGACGGAAGACGTCGATCTGAAAATCGGACTTTTTAAAAAGCTTGATGAACTTTGTGCCGAAAGCGCCATTTTGGCCAGCAACACATCGTCCATTTCCATAACCAAGATCGCTTCCGCCACGAAGCGGCCGGAAAAAGTAACCGGCATGCACTTTTTCAATCCGGTCCCGGTTATGAAACTGCTGGAAATTATACCCGGCTTGTATACATCGGAAGAAACCTGTGGAGCTTGCCGGGCGTTAGGCGAAAAACTCGGGAAGACGGTAGTCAGGGTAAATATTGATTCGCCGGGCTTTGTTGTCAACAGATTGCTTATTCCGATGATCAATGAGGCCGTTTTAGTTTTGCAGGAAGGAATAACAAACGCGGAATCTATAGACAAGGCCATGTCCGCCGGCGCCAATCACCCAATGGGCCCTTTGGCGCTTAGCGACCTTATCGGCAATGACACGGTGCTGGCGATCATGCAGGTACTGTACAATGAATTTCAAGACCCTAAATATCGCCCGGCGCTTCTTCTCAAACGCATGGTAGCGGCCGGCAAACTCGGCCGCAAAAGCGGGAAGGGGTTTTTCCAATACTGA